A window from Marinobacter salsuginis encodes these proteins:
- the purN gene encoding phosphoribosylglycinamide formyltransferase — MKADQTPLPKILVLASGSGTNLQALIEASRERDFPGQIVAVGCNQPGAFALERAAQANIETFVVNHKNFESRNEFDASLMAEILRYNPDVIVLAGFMRILTTDFVRAFRGKMLNIHPSLLPKYTGLNTHRRALEAGDRVHGVSIHFVTEELDGGPVIAQAEVSIASDDTPESLAEKVQTKEHILYPIVVRWFCEGRIQLGSDYVLFDGEPLNAPMRLPDN, encoded by the coding sequence CAGTGGCACCAACCTTCAGGCTCTCATTGAAGCCAGCCGAGAACGGGATTTCCCGGGGCAGATCGTTGCCGTTGGCTGCAACCAGCCCGGAGCATTTGCCCTCGAGCGCGCGGCCCAGGCCAACATCGAAACCTTTGTGGTCAACCACAAGAATTTCGAATCCCGGAATGAGTTCGATGCCTCCCTGATGGCGGAAATCCTCCGCTACAATCCGGACGTGATTGTTCTGGCAGGCTTCATGCGTATTCTGACCACCGACTTTGTCCGGGCTTTCCGGGGCAAGATGCTGAACATTCACCCCTCATTGCTGCCCAAGTACACCGGGCTCAACACGCACCGCAGGGCACTGGAAGCGGGTGATAGGGTTCACGGCGTCTCTATCCACTTCGTCACCGAAGAGCTGGATGGCGGCCCGGTCATTGCCCAGGCAGAGGTGTCGATTGCTTCCGATGACACACCCGAAAGCCTCGCGGAGAAGGTCCAGACCAAGGAGCACATCCTTTACCCTATCGTTGTGCGCTGGTTCTGCGAAGGCCGGATTCAACTGGGCAGCGATTATGTGCTGTTCGACGGCGAACCGCTGAACGCGCCCATGCGCCTGCCGGACAACTGA
- a CDS encoding DUF3108 domain-containing protein, with product MLSRRLTRAGLAVLLACLGILAGPANLHAQTEADLTPFEASYTAAMEKGLSLNGTAKRTLTSQGNDIWLYRTDVDSFIVSIDESLVFRWEDGHVIPMRYRYRLSGFLISDRKQSIDFDWSAGVASGEYKGKRFELPLEEGLLDPLGYQLQLHQDIKNGKRDMTYRVLDGNSIDTDRFAVINGEKINTGSKQRSTLKAEKVREDSKRQTLMWFSPEQNYLLVRLRQVEPDGSTYELKLKEAEFER from the coding sequence ATGCTTTCACGACGACTCACCAGAGCAGGCTTGGCGGTCTTGCTGGCCTGCCTCGGCATTCTGGCCGGGCCGGCCAATCTGCACGCACAGACTGAAGCCGACCTGACCCCTTTCGAGGCCAGCTACACCGCAGCCATGGAAAAGGGGCTCTCCCTCAATGGTACTGCAAAGCGCACACTTACCTCCCAGGGCAACGACATCTGGCTTTACCGGACGGATGTCGATTCCTTTATCGTGAGTATCGACGAATCGCTCGTATTCCGCTGGGAGGACGGACACGTCATACCCATGCGATACCGGTACCGACTATCCGGTTTTCTGATCAGCGACCGAAAGCAATCGATCGACTTTGACTGGTCCGCAGGCGTCGCAAGCGGGGAATACAAGGGCAAGCGCTTTGAACTACCACTTGAGGAAGGGCTTCTGGACCCGCTGGGTTATCAGCTTCAGCTGCATCAGGATATCAAGAACGGCAAGCGGGATATGACCTATCGGGTGCTGGACGGCAACTCCATAGATACCGATCGCTTCGCGGTGATCAACGGCGAGAAGATAAACACGGGCAGCAAACAGAGAAGCACGCTCAAGGCAGAGAAGGTCCGCGAGGACTCGAAGCGCCAGACCCTGATGTGGTTTTCGCCGGAGCAGAATTACCTGCTCGTCCGGCTCAGACAGGTGGAGCCGGACGGCAGCACCTACGAGCTGAAACTCAAGGAAGCGGAGTTCGAGCGCTAG
- a CDS encoding valine--pyruvate transaminase codes for MKLSAFGRKFTADAGITSLMDDLGNAMASGDDMIMMGGGNPGHIPEIQQRVQEILADMSRSEGDVRRLVGIYDPPQGEKQFIASLAELLNREYDWGLKPENIALTNGSQAAFFMLFNMFGGDYGEGQRKHILLPLAPEYIGYADAGIEPGLFHAVQPDISFTDAHEFKYRVDFDAVEVTGETGAICVSRPTNPTGNVVTDEELARLEELARQHDVPLIVDGAYGTPFPSLLFVDATPTWNDQIILCLSLSKLGLPAARTGIVIAAEPVIKALSGINAIMNLATGSFGAMLAEPLVRSGEILSLSRDVVCPFYKAKMERAVAAFREAMGEDSCRWYVHKPEGAMFLWLWFPDLPITSLELYQRLKSRGVLVVSGHYFFPGLPEDGWRHRHECLRVTYSQDDDRVAEGLRIIADEVKAVWREAGRSV; via the coding sequence ATGAAACTCTCTGCTTTTGGTCGCAAGTTCACCGCCGATGCCGGCATCACGTCTCTGATGGATGACCTGGGTAACGCCATGGCATCCGGAGATGACATGATCATGATGGGTGGCGGTAATCCAGGGCACATTCCCGAGATTCAGCAGCGGGTGCAGGAAATTCTGGCCGATATGAGTCGTAGTGAGGGCGACGTTCGCCGTTTGGTCGGCATCTACGATCCGCCCCAGGGTGAAAAACAGTTTATCGCCTCGCTCGCCGAACTGCTTAACCGGGAATACGACTGGGGGTTGAAGCCCGAGAATATTGCCCTGACCAACGGCAGTCAGGCGGCCTTCTTCATGCTCTTCAACATGTTTGGCGGCGATTATGGCGAAGGACAACGCAAGCATATCCTGTTGCCACTGGCGCCCGAGTATATCGGCTACGCCGACGCTGGCATCGAACCGGGACTGTTCCACGCGGTTCAGCCGGACATCTCCTTCACCGATGCCCACGAATTCAAGTATCGGGTGGATTTTGATGCGGTGGAGGTTACCGGAGAAACCGGCGCCATCTGTGTGTCGCGGCCAACCAATCCTACTGGAAACGTTGTCACGGATGAGGAGCTTGCGCGGCTCGAAGAGCTTGCCCGGCAGCACGATGTTCCGCTGATCGTTGACGGAGCCTACGGCACGCCCTTCCCGAGCTTGTTGTTCGTTGATGCAACGCCGACCTGGAACGACCAGATTATCCTCTGTCTGAGCCTTTCGAAGCTGGGTTTGCCGGCGGCGAGGACCGGTATCGTGATTGCGGCCGAGCCCGTGATCAAGGCGCTTTCCGGTATCAACGCCATCATGAATCTGGCGACTGGCAGCTTTGGTGCCATGCTGGCGGAGCCGCTGGTTCGCTCCGGTGAGATCCTGTCCCTGAGCCGGGATGTGGTTTGCCCCTTCTACAAGGCGAAGATGGAGCGGGCGGTGGCGGCTTTCCGGGAGGCCATGGGTGAGGACAGCTGCCGCTGGTACGTCCACAAACCCGAAGGCGCCATGTTCCTGTGGCTCTGGTTCCCGGACCTGCCGATTACCAGCCTGGAACTGTACCAGAGGCTGAAAAGCCGGGGTGTCCTGGTGGTTTCCGGGCATTATTTCTTCCCGGGGTTGCCCGAGGATGGCTGGAGGCACCGGCACGAGTGCCTGCGCGTTACCTATTCACAGGACGACGACCGGGTCGCCGAAGGTCTTCGGATCATTGCTGATGAGGTCAAGGCGGTGTGGCGGGAGGCCGGGCGCAGCGTCTAG
- a CDS encoding YjaG family protein, translated as MNANQFLKAVSQLQGWRECAFLLALAERSFPNYALFSDAMGLKTGAKMRQLLDLGWDMLQKDVSESAIPQLLAKLETLSPDVEAYDAYGVYPAFDFCQLLEQALLNRLNPAKHRATDASQMATGTVMNFIELSEGEDLEEDELVRLLDHHPLMKEDKTFQRDLILALKRQRTPTDQFVARLREDAANEGVSNLGISLSE; from the coding sequence ATGAACGCCAATCAGTTCCTGAAAGCCGTTTCACAACTGCAGGGCTGGCGCGAATGCGCCTTCCTGCTTGCTCTGGCTGAGCGCTCATTCCCGAATTACGCGTTGTTTTCCGACGCCATGGGCCTGAAAACAGGTGCCAAAATGCGCCAGCTTCTGGATCTGGGCTGGGACATGCTTCAGAAAGACGTCTCGGAATCCGCCATTCCCCAGCTACTTGCGAAACTGGAAACCCTGTCGCCAGATGTCGAAGCCTACGATGCCTACGGCGTTTACCCGGCCTTCGACTTCTGTCAGCTACTGGAGCAGGCCCTGCTGAACCGGCTCAACCCGGCCAAGCACCGGGCCACCGATGCCTCGCAGATGGCTACCGGAACCGTGATGAACTTTATTGAGCTGTCGGAGGGCGAGGATCTGGAGGAGGACGAACTTGTTCGTTTGCTCGATCACCATCCGCTAATGAAGGAAGACAAAACCTTCCAGCGGGACCTGATCCTGGCTCTGAAACGCCAGCGTACGCCGACCGATCAGTTTGTGGCTCGGCTTCGGGAAGACGCCGCCAACGAGGGCGTCAGTAACCTCGGTATCTCGCTCAGCGAATAA
- the dcd gene encoding dCTP deaminase codes for MSIKSDKWIRRMSEQHGMIEPFESGQVRETEKGRVISYGTSSYGYDVRCSNEFKIFTNVHSATVDPKNFDENSFVNYTGDVCIIPPNSFALARTVEYFRIPRSVLTICLGKSTYARCGIIVNVTPLEPEWEGQVTLEFSNTTNLPAKIYANEGVAQMLFFESDEICETSYKDRGGKYLGQTGVTLPRT; via the coding sequence ATGAGCATCAAATCCGACAAGTGGATTCGCCGGATGTCCGAACAACACGGCATGATCGAACCGTTCGAAAGCGGACAGGTTCGTGAAACCGAAAAAGGCCGCGTGATCTCCTACGGCACCTCCAGCTACGGCTACGACGTACGCTGCAGCAACGAATTCAAAATCTTCACCAACGTCCACTCCGCCACCGTGGACCCGAAGAACTTCGACGAAAACAGCTTCGTCAACTACACCGGCGACGTCTGCATCATCCCGCCGAACTCCTTTGCACTGGCTCGCACCGTTGAATACTTCCGCATCCCGCGAAGCGTGCTGACCATCTGTCTGGGCAAATCCACCTATGCCCGCTGTGGCATCATCGTCAACGTCACCCCGCTGGAGCCGGAATGGGAAGGCCAGGTTACGCTGGAGTTTTCCAACACCACCAACCTCCCGGCCAAGATCTACGCCAACGAAGGCGTGGCCCAGATGCTGTTCTTCGAATCTGACGAAATCTGTGAAACCAGCTACAAGGATCGCGGCGGCAAGTACCTCGGCCAGACCGGCGTGACCCTGCCCAGGACATGA
- the apbC gene encoding iron-sulfur cluster carrier protein ApbC gives MTQISEQALQAAVREYRDPYLNKDLYELGAVKSLNADDNGNVTLMVELPYPSKGIAGALKQLVGNALEDVDGVENVDVHVGQKIHSYKVQKDLPSVPGVKNIIAVASGKGGVGKSTTAVNLALALQAEGARVGILDADIYGPSIGMMLGVPEGKRPDTRENKYFVPMDAHGLQANSMAFVVTEKTPMVWRGPMVSGAVMQLLQQTLWNELDYLIVDMPPGTGDIQLTLAQKVPVTGAVIVTTPQDIALLDGKKGIEMFRKVDIPVLGVVENMSVHICSNCGHEEPLFGHGGGERIAEEYDTTLLGQLPLHMTIREQTDGGTPSVIAEPDSEVARRYRDIARRVGAELSTRERNLSGSISSVSVTEH, from the coding sequence ATGACACAGATTTCAGAGCAGGCCCTGCAAGCAGCGGTTCGCGAGTACCGCGATCCCTACCTCAACAAGGACCTCTACGAACTGGGTGCCGTTAAATCCCTCAATGCCGACGACAACGGGAACGTTACCCTCATGGTCGAGCTGCCATACCCCTCGAAAGGCATCGCAGGAGCCCTGAAACAGCTGGTCGGTAACGCCCTGGAAGACGTCGATGGTGTCGAGAACGTGGACGTCCACGTGGGCCAGAAAATCCACTCCTACAAAGTCCAGAAAGACCTGCCCTCGGTCCCCGGCGTGAAAAACATCATCGCCGTCGCCTCCGGCAAGGGCGGTGTCGGCAAATCCACCACCGCCGTCAACCTGGCTCTGGCTCTCCAGGCCGAAGGTGCACGGGTCGGCATCCTCGACGCCGACATCTACGGCCCCAGCATCGGCATGATGCTCGGCGTGCCTGAAGGTAAACGCCCGGATACCCGCGAAAACAAATACTTCGTCCCAATGGACGCCCACGGACTCCAGGCCAACTCCATGGCCTTCGTCGTCACCGAGAAAACCCCCATGGTCTGGCGCGGCCCCATGGTCAGCGGCGCCGTGATGCAGTTGCTCCAGCAGACCCTCTGGAACGAACTCGACTACCTCATTGTCGACATGCCCCCCGGCACCGGCGACATTCAGCTCACCCTGGCCCAGAAAGTCCCGGTAACCGGCGCCGTCATCGTCACCACACCCCAGGATATTGCACTCCTGGACGGCAAAAAAGGCATTGAAATGTTCCGAAAAGTCGACATCCCGGTGCTGGGCGTGGTCGAAAACATGAGCGTCCACATCTGCAGCAATTGTGGCCACGAAGAGCCATTGTTCGGCCACGGCGGCGGCGAACGCATTGCTGAGGAATACGACACCACACTCCTAGGCCAGCTGCCCCTGCACATGACCATCCGGGAGCAAACCGATGGCGGCACCCCCTCCGTGATCGCCGAACCGGACTCCGAAGTGGCCCGCCGTTATCGCGATATCGCGAGAAGGGTAGGGGCTGAACTGTCCACTAGGGAGCGGAACCTTTCCGGTTCGATCTCAAGTGTTTCTGTGACCGAGCACTGA
- the metG gene encoding methionine--tRNA ligase — protein sequence MTQASKQQRDILVTSALPYANGPIHLGHLLEYIQTDIWVRYQKMRGQNCYYVCADDAHGTAIMLRAEREGITSEQLIDRIREEHQEDFAGFHIRFDNYYTTHSEENRQFSEYIYRQLQENGHIATRKITQSYDPEKNMFLADRFIKGTCPKCKTEDQYGDNCEACGATYTPAELINPRSAVSGATPIEKESEHYFFKLPDFQDFLAKWTRSGTLQPQVANKLAEWLDAGLQEWDISRDAPYFGFEIPDAPGKYFYVWLDAPIGYLASFKNLCNREGIDFEHFWKADSTAEVYHFIGKDIINFHALFWPSMLHDAGFRTPTAVWAHGFVTVNGKKMSKSRGTFIMARTYLDHLNPEYLRYYFAAKLTGSVDDMDLNLEDFAARVNSDLVGKVVNIASRSAGFITKRFEGQLGQVTEHAKLKEFIEAGKEIEEFYETREFGRAMRRIMELADIANQYVNDEQPWVIAKQEGQDENLQAICTNAINMFHLLMTYLAPVLPETAKASETFLNAPLDWTNRGERLENHGINKFKPLMNRVDMAQIEKMLDASKEELPAATGKPAPAANLEPIADEIEFGDFAKVDLRVVKIVKAEHVDGADKLLRLTLDVGHGERNVFAGIKSAYNPEELEGRLTVMVANLKPRKMKFGMSEGMVLAAGPGGKDIFILSPDSGATPGMRVM from the coding sequence ATGACGCAAGCGAGCAAGCAACAGCGCGATATTCTGGTTACCAGCGCCCTGCCGTACGCCAACGGCCCTATCCATCTGGGGCACCTGCTGGAATACATTCAGACCGATATCTGGGTGCGCTACCAGAAGATGCGTGGCCAGAACTGTTACTACGTTTGCGCCGACGATGCCCATGGCACCGCCATCATGCTCCGCGCGGAGCGGGAAGGCATTACGTCCGAGCAGCTGATCGACCGGATCCGTGAGGAGCACCAGGAAGATTTCGCCGGGTTCCATATCCGCTTCGACAACTATTACACCACCCACTCCGAGGAGAATCGTCAGTTCTCGGAGTACATCTACCGTCAGCTTCAAGAAAACGGACACATTGCCACGCGCAAGATTACCCAGTCCTACGATCCGGAAAAGAACATGTTCCTGGCGGATCGCTTTATCAAGGGCACCTGCCCCAAGTGCAAGACCGAGGATCAGTACGGTGATAACTGTGAGGCCTGTGGCGCGACCTACACGCCGGCCGAGCTGATCAATCCGCGCTCGGCGGTCTCCGGAGCCACACCGATCGAGAAGGAATCCGAGCACTATTTCTTCAAGCTGCCAGATTTCCAGGATTTCCTCGCCAAGTGGACCCGCAGCGGAACGCTGCAGCCCCAGGTGGCCAACAAGCTGGCTGAATGGCTGGACGCAGGTCTGCAGGAATGGGACATCAGCCGTGATGCGCCCTACTTCGGTTTCGAGATTCCGGACGCTCCGGGCAAGTACTTCTATGTCTGGCTGGACGCGCCGATCGGTTACCTGGCGAGCTTCAAGAACCTCTGCAACCGGGAAGGCATCGATTTCGAGCACTTCTGGAAGGCCGATTCCACCGCTGAGGTCTACCACTTCATCGGCAAGGACATCATCAACTTCCACGCGCTGTTCTGGCCGTCGATGCTGCACGATGCAGGCTTCCGCACGCCGACCGCGGTGTGGGCCCACGGTTTTGTCACCGTTAACGGGAAGAAGATGTCCAAGTCCCGGGGCACGTTTATCATGGCGCGCACCTATCTGGACCATCTGAACCCGGAATACCTGCGCTACTACTTCGCCGCCAAGCTGACCGGCAGCGTGGATGACATGGACCTGAACCTGGAAGACTTTGCTGCCCGGGTGAACTCGGATCTGGTGGGCAAGGTGGTGAATATTGCCAGCCGCAGCGCCGGTTTCATTACCAAGCGCTTTGAAGGCCAGCTTGGCCAGGTGACCGAGCACGCCAAACTGAAAGAATTCATCGAAGCCGGCAAGGAAATCGAGGAATTCTACGAGACCCGCGAATTCGGCCGCGCGATGCGCCGGATCATGGAACTGGCGGACATTGCCAACCAGTATGTTAACGACGAGCAGCCCTGGGTGATTGCCAAGCAGGAAGGCCAGGACGAGAACCTGCAGGCTATCTGTACCAACGCCATCAACATGTTCCATCTTCTGATGACCTATCTGGCGCCGGTACTGCCGGAAACTGCCAAGGCGTCCGAGACGTTCCTGAATGCGCCGCTGGACTGGACTAACCGCGGCGAGCGCCTGGAAAACCACGGTATCAACAAGTTCAAACCGCTGATGAACCGCGTGGACATGGCCCAGATCGAGAAAATGCTGGACGCCTCCAAGGAGGAATTGCCTGCAGCGACCGGCAAACCGGCGCCTGCTGCCAATCTGGAGCCGATCGCAGATGAAATAGAATTTGGCGATTTCGCGAAAGTGGATCTTCGGGTGGTTAAAATTGTCAAAGCCGAGCATGTGGACGGCGCCGACAAGCTTCTTCGCCTCACCCTTGACGTAGGGCATGGCGAGCGCAACGTGTTTGCTGGTATCAAGTCAGCCTACAATCCGGAAGAACTCGAGGGGCGCCTGACGGTGATGGTCGCTAACCTCAAGCCACGGAAGATGAAGTTCGGGATGTCCGAGGGCATGGTTCTGGCGGCCGGCCCCGGCGGCAAGGACATCTTCATCCTGTCCCCGGATTCCGGCGCCACCCCCGGCATGCGGGTCATGTAA
- the rsxA gene encoding electron transport complex subunit RsxA produces MTEYLLILVSTILVNNFVLVQFLGLCPFMGVSGKLETAMGMSLATTFVLTLASVCSYLAYTYLLEPLDLAFLRTITFILVIAVVVQFTEMVVRKTSPLLYRVLGIFLPLITTNCAVLGVALLNINKNNNFVESVLYGFGAAAGFSMVLVLFAAMRERIAVADVPVAFRGAAIGLVTAGLMALAFLGFGGLVSV; encoded by the coding sequence ATGACGGAATATCTGCTGATTCTGGTCAGCACCATTCTGGTGAACAATTTTGTGCTGGTTCAGTTTCTGGGCCTGTGCCCGTTCATGGGTGTGTCCGGAAAGCTGGAAACGGCCATGGGTATGTCCCTGGCTACCACCTTCGTGCTGACCCTGGCGTCGGTTTGCAGTTACCTTGCCTACACCTATCTGCTTGAGCCGCTGGACCTGGCGTTTCTGAGAACCATCACGTTCATTCTGGTGATTGCCGTGGTGGTGCAGTTCACCGAAATGGTGGTTCGCAAGACAAGCCCGTTGCTCTATCGGGTGCTGGGTATTTTCCTTCCGCTGATCACCACGAACTGCGCGGTGCTCGGCGTTGCCCTTCTGAACATCAACAAGAACAACAACTTCGTTGAATCGGTTTTGTATGGCTTTGGCGCAGCAGCGGGCTTTTCCATGGTTCTGGTGCTGTTTGCCGCCATGCGTGAGCGCATCGCCGTGGCCGATGTTCCGGTTGCGTTTCGGGGTGCAGCTATCGGCCTTGTTACGGCCGGGCTGATGGCTCTGGCTTTCCTGGGCTTTGGCGGCCTG